CGCTACTTCAACGCTTCCGGCAACTTAATCACCCACAGCTCGTTTTGCGATTCGGGTTTCTCCAGTGGTTTTAAGGCGATTTTAGTCGCGACTTCTTTACCGTCACGCGTCAAATGACCTTTGCCATCCACTTCATAATCGTCGGCTTTTGTATCCCCGGCATCCGGGTTTTCTAGCACCGCTTGCAGGCCGAAGTCGTTGTCATTAATGATGGCGATCGTTTGGTTATCAATCAGTGTCATACCTTCGGCTTTCTCTTGCTGCCAGCCGAGTTTGCGCAGATCAACAATCTCTTTTTTCTCTGCCAGTTTGATGCCGCGCGCCGCCAATTGCGCCGCGTCATCAAATTCAGGCGCTTTTTCTTTATCGAAGGCACTCAGGTCACTTGCCTGGCGAAGATCGACCACATAAACCAGATTACGCATCACTTTATTTTTATCGCCGCCCTGTTCGATGATCAGCAGGCGGTTATCGTCCAGCGCAACAATGTCACCAATTTTGGCGTCTTTGGCCTTCTTGTAGGCATCGACATCAATCGGGTAGCCATACATCTCGGTTTTACCCGTTTGCGGGTTGAAGCTCACCAGGCGAGTAAACTGCGCACTGTTTTTACTTTTACCGTCGATATCCAGCGTGCTTTGTACCGCCGCAATAATGCGCCCATCCGGCATCCGCGTAATACCTTCAAAACCCCGGTTGGCCTGGCGCCATTTGAGAATGTTCGGCAAACCGCCCGCAACACCCTGCTCGCCTTGTTCTGCCTGCGGGCCGTACTTTTTGAGGATTTTCCCGTTGCGGTCGATATTGATGATGAATGGGCCGTATTCATCGCACAGCCAGTAGCCGCCGTTGCCGTCTGGCGTAATACCTTCGGTGTCCAGCCCGCGTTTGTCGCCTGATAATTGCTGCAAGGTATCGCTCAACGCGATTTCATTCGTCGCGCCAATCAACCCTTCTGGCAGAGGCAAACCGCTGATAGGGCCGTTTTCGTCATGCAGCGCGTGGGCTTCTGTGGCCAGTGCTTTGCCATCGGCCACACGCAGGGTCATCATCAATGGGACATATTTCGGGTTGGCAAAAATTTTCGACTCTTTTTTGCCTGATTTTGGCGAATCCGCATTCGGGCCGCGATCGGTCACGGTGGCGAAAACCAGCGTTTCCCCTTCTTTACCCACAAACTGTAAGCCTGATCCCACACCAACCGGCAATCCATCCGGGAAATTCGCGGCATAGGCCCCCTGATATTCAACATGGTCACCCTGCGGGAATGTGACAACGTAACGGTCAACGTGTGGCTCCGCTGCCTGACTAGCCAGAGGTAACAAAGCGGTCAGTAATAACGCAAAAGGTTTTAATTTCATGATGTTCGCATCCGTCGTATTGATCACCCATTTTGGTAAACGAGGTATAAAGCAACGATATGACACAATTATGACTATTTTCTGATGTGATTATTTGTATGGCTAAACATCCCGCCCGCCTTGCCGATAACCCTTTTGTACTGGCTGAAACGAGTCAGATCTTTTTTTTAACACAAGGGTATCGTATGTCAGTCAGACGTTTTTCGATTCTGGTTTTCAGCACATTGCTGATTATTTTCCTGGTCAGCACCGCATCAAACATCTGGTCATTAACCCGCAGCAATCAATCTCTGGATAACGTCAACCGTGAGATCAACGTGGTGTTATCGGTGATCGACCCGATTAACCACAGTCGCACCATGCGTGTTCGCGCAATAGAGGCGTTAGAGGAGCGTGAGCAAGGGTTGAACGAACAAGGACAACAGGCGCTGGAAGGCGCGCAGGTCGTGCTGGGTAAGGCTAACTCTGCGTTTCAGGCTTACCTTGATGCACCGAAACAACCGGGCGAACAGGCGCTGAGCGATGCGTATCAGAGTGCGTTTGTGAACTATCGTGAACAAGGTTTGCAACCTTTGCTGGATGCCGTCAAATCCAACGATGTCACGCGTGCTCGCACGCTGATGACATCCACCCTGCCACAACTGGATCGGGCGTTTGAGATAACGCTGGATAAGCTGCTGACGTTTCGTCAGCAACACGCGCAGCAACTGAACCAGGATGCGCAAGACAGCTTCAAACAAAGCCTGATGAGCATCGCGATTTTTGCGCTGATCTTCGCCGTCATTCTTGGCGCAGTTTACTGGCTGCTGAAAAAACGGGTGCTGAACGAGCTGGATAAAGCGAAATCCCATTGCACGGAAATCGCCAACGGCTTGCTGCATACACCGATTGTCGCCACCGCCAAAGATGAAATTGGCGCGATGATGCGCGAGCTTGAGCAAATGCGTGTTTCTCTGGCCAATATTATCGGCCAGGTGCGCGAGTCGAGCCAGACCGTAGCTTACGCTTCTGAAGAGATCGCCGCCGGGAACACCGATCTCTCCGCCCGTACCGAAGAACAGGCATCATCGTTGGGCGAAACCGCCGCCAGTATGGAACAGCTTACTGTTACGGTAAAACTGACTTCTGACCACTCTCACCAGGCAAATAAACTGGCGAGCGGCATGTTAGTTGCGGCCAATGACGGTAATGAAATCGTCAGTGAAGTTATTGATTCAATGCGTAATATTGAATCGAGCTCCAGCAAGATCGATAACATCATTAGCATCATCGAAGACATCGCTTTCCAGACCAATATTCTGGCGTTGAATGCGGCGGTAGAAGCCGCACGTGCTGGCGAACAAGGGCGTGGATTTGCCGTCGTCGCAAGCGAAGTGCGCAATCTGGCGCAACGTTCGTCGGTGGCCGCGAAGGAGATCAAAGAGTTGATTGAGCTTTCTGGCGAGCAGGTCAACATTGGCAGCAATCTGGTTAACCGCGCGGGCGAAAGCATGCAGCGTATTTCGAATGCGATTAAGCAAGTGACCAGTTTGATGGAAGAGATTGCGGTGTCTACCGGTGAGCAAAGCCGTGGTATCGAGCAAATCAACCAGGCCGTGGTGCAAATGGATGTGGTGACACAGCAGAACGCCGCGTTGGTAGAACAAGCTTCCGCGGCGGCCATGTCGCTCAAAGAGCAGTCACAGGCGCTTAATGAAACCGTGGCGGTGTTTAAGCTCGCGTAAAATCGAACACAAGGGTGGATGTCGCTGACGATCATCCACCCTGTATCCCCTCTTTACCAGACTTTCGCCGCCAGCTCCGTCACCAGACGCACTTTGTCCCATTGCTGTTCCGGTGTCAGGCTATTGCCCTCTTCTGTTGAAGCAAAACCACACTGTGGGCTCAGGCAGATTTGGTTGATATCGACAAATTTCGCGGCTTCTTGAATGCGCGCCTGAATCAGCTGCGGATTTTCCAGTTCGCCATTTTTAGTGGTGATCAGGCCTAAAACCACCTGCTGATGGCCCGGACGCACAAAGCGCAAGGGTGCAAAATCACCGGAGCGATCGTTGTCATATTCAAGGAAAAAGGCATCGACGTTGACCGTACCAAACAGCACTTCAGCCACCGGCTCATATCCCCCTTCTGAAATCCACGTCGAGCGGAAATTGCCGCGGCAAACATGCAGGCCGACTTTCAAATCATCCGGTTTGCCTTCCAGCGCTTTATTCAGCACTTGCGCATAGATTTGTGCGAGTTGGTCCGGGTCATCACCACGTTCGCGGATCTCTTTACGCTGGGCGTCCGAACATAAATAGGCCCACACGGTGTCATCAAGTTGCAGATAACGGCAGCCCGCTGCGTAAAACGCCTGAATCGCATCGCGCCAGGTGGTAGCGAGATCGTCAAAATACGCCTTTAAATCAGGATATACCGTACTGTCGATAGCATTACGGCCACCACGGAAGTGCAACACACTCGGGCTAGGAATGGTCATTTTCGGCACGGCGTTGCCGCTGATACTTTTCAGATAGCGGAAATCGTCCAGCATAGGGTGTTCACCAAAACCCAGTTTGCCCACAACCCGTACGCTATGCGCTTTGGTTTGCACACCGTTGAATTGAATGCCCTGTTCTGACTCGTAGCGTTCCACCCCTTGCAGACCATCAAAAAAGTCAAAATGCCACCAGGCACGGCGAAACTCGCCATCCGTCACCACGTGCAGGCCGCAAGCGCATTGTTGTTCAACCGATGCGCGGATGGCGTCATCTTCTACTTTTCGCAACTGAACGGCGTCTATTTCACCCGAGGCAAATGCCTGGCGGGCATTTTTAATGGTGGCAGGACGTAAAAAACTACCGACGATGTCGGCACGGAATGGCGCGCGATGGGATAAAGACTGTGGCATGTGATTTCTCCGCTGGCCCGGCTAACTGATTTAGCGAGGTGATAATTCATTATTTGAATATTTAGCCGTCTGGATGGCTATTATGTGAAGTGGAGAATGGCAGATGCAGTGCATGTGGGCAAACGACGTTCTTTCATGACTATTGAAAATAATTCATGTTGTTAAGACAATGTGAAGTGTAAGTTGATCTACGTCACAGTTTGCCGTTAAATATGCTGTCCTGTTTTTGAGCCTCCCAATTATGATTGTTCGTCCGCAGCAACACTGGTTAATCCGCTTATTTGTCTGGCATGGTTCGGTTCTACAAAAAATCTATTCACGCCTGCTGTTGAATGTCGCGCTCTCGATTAGCGTGATTTTCTTTCTACCGTGGTATGAAACGCTCGGCATAAAACTCACCATCGCCCCCTTCAGTATTCTTGGTGTCGCAATAGCGATATTTTTGGGTTTCAGAAACAGCGTCTGCTACGCCCGTTTTAACGAGGCCCGTACGCTGTGGGGGCAACTGGCGATCACGCAGCGTTCGTTATTACGCGAGACAAAAAGTCTGCTGGGCAGCAATGAAAGCCAGATAACGGCTTTTGTGAGTTTGCAGATTGCGTTTTGCCATGCGCTACGCCTGACATTACGAAAGCGCCCGGTAGATGAGACGCTGAAGAAATACCTGTCCAGCGATGACTTACAGTGGGTGAGTCAAAGCCATGGACCATGCAATCGTATATTGCTGCTGATGGGGGACTGGTTAGCCGATAAGCGCAAACAGGGCCTGATTTCCGACGTCGTGTGGAGCAGCCTGAATCATCATCTTAACGATCTTTCGACGGTTGCCGGAGGCTGTGAGCGCATTGCCGGTACGCCAATACCGTTCGCCTACACGCTTATTCTGCATCGTACCGTCTATCTGTTTTGTATCATGCTGCCCTTTGCGCTGGTGACCGACCTGCACTACATGACGCCATTCTTGTCGGTGTTTATTTCGTATACCTTTATTTCGCTCGACACTCTGGCAGAAGAGCTGGAGGAGCCGTTTGGCACAGAAGACAATGACCTGCCGCTGGATGCCATTTGCAACACCATTGAGCGGGATTTACACGATATGGATGAGAGCGAGCAATTACCCGAGAAGTTGCGCCCGAACCGCCATTATAAACTCAGTTAACGGGCGCAGTTTTATTGTGCGTTAACCCTAAATAATTCGAGTTGCAGGAAGGCGGCAAGTTTGTGAGTCCCCAGGAGCTTACTAAAGTAAGTGACTGGGGCGAGTAAACGCAGCCAACAACCCTGCAACTTGAAGGGCGACGGGTTTAGAAGATCGGGCCGACAAAATCACGCTTACCGAGTGCCACGCCTGCCTGACGCAGAATGTCGTAAGCCGTGGTGAAGTGGAAATAGAAGTTCGGCGTGGCAAATTTATACACATAGTTGCGAGCGGTGAAACGCAGTTCATGCTCGCGTGCCATCACCACGATTGGGCGCTCGTCGTCGCCATCGAGTTGCGCATCGGTTATGCCTTTCATGAACTCAACCGTTGCGGCAATGCGAGCCTGAAGCTGCGCGATCGTCGTTTCAGTATCTTCCATTACCGGCGCTTCAATGTCGGCCAGGCGCGCAACGGCACGTTTTGCCATATCCGTGGTGATTTGTACCTGACGCACCAGCGGGTACATGTCTGACGCAAGTGCTGCCTGCAACAGGCTTTCTTCAGATTTGTTGTTCTCTTTCGCCCAAACAGCCGCTTTTTCAAGAATGGCGGACAGGTTGCTCAAACCGAGGATGAACTGCGCATTGGTTTCGCTATAAATCGACATTGTTACTTCCTTTAATCATCACAAAAGTGAAGCCCAGATTACACTCAGTTAGCGTCCTGCGGGTAGCAGATTCACCACTCAGGCAAAGCTAAATCCCTCATCAGCCCAACCCGTCATTCCGCCAATCATTATTTTCACCGGACGCCCCAAACGCGCCAGTTTTAACGCTGCGCGGTCGGCACCGTTGCAATGTGGCCCGGCGCAGTAAACCACAAATAACGTATCCGCAGGCCATTCACTCATGCGCTCAGCAGACATATCCCGATGGCGTAAATGCAGCGCTCCTGGAATATGGCGACGGGCAAAGGCTTCCGGTGAGCCCACGACATGCAGCAGGACAAAATCCATGTCTTCTTCTTTCATCGCACTGTGAACATCATCGCAATCTGTTTCGAGGCACAGACGCTGGAAGAAATGAGCAGCGGCGATTTCAGGACTTGCAGCGGGAAAATCAGTAACGTAACTCATAGTGATTCCTCATGATGGTGAATGAATAGTGCTGAGTTATCACTATAGAGCGCGGGGTGTGTCTTGACGTGTGGCATAAATGACAGATAACGTGAAGATCATGACAATCGCCTGGGGCACTCATGCAAAACCCTCTTGTTGTCGCACTGGCTTATGACGGCCTGTGCACCTTTGAATTTGGTGTGGTTGTGGAAGTCTTTGGCCTGCCACGCCCGGAAATGGGCGAAAACTGGTATCGATTTGCGGTCGCAGGAATCGAGCCCGGAGAACTTAAAGCGACCGGCGGGATCCGGTTGGCGGTGGACGGCGGTCTGTCTTTACTGGCACAAGCCGGAACGATTATCGTACCTGGCTGGCGCGGAGCCGATGAACCCGTTCCCGAGGAATTATGCGAGGCACTACGCGCGGCACATTTGCGCGGTGCGCGAGTGATGTCGATTTGCTCCGGCGTGTTTGTGCTGGCCGCCGCTGGCTTGCTTAACGGTTTACAGGCTTCAACCCATTGGCGTTATACCGAAAAACTGCAACAGCGCTACCCTGAAATTCAGGTGATGCCGGATGTGTTGTATATCGATAACGGTTCGGTGCTGACCTCCGCAGGCAGTGCGGCGGGTATTGATTTAAGTCTGCATCTGGTACGGCGAGATTACGGCCAGTTGGCCGCCAATAGCGTGGCTCGCAGGCTGGTTGTGCCGCCGCATCGCGTCGGCGGCCAGGCGCAGTTTATCGAACAACCGGTGCCAGTCGCTTATGAAAGCCAGCGCCTCAGCCCGCTGTTTGATTATCTGCAAAGCCATCTTGCCGATGAGCATACCGTTGAGTCGCTGGCGGCTTTTACCGGCATGAGCCCGAGAACGTTTTTACGCCGTTTTTCCGCGACAACCGGCACTACGCCTTCACGTTGGTTGCTCAATATGCGGCTGACACGCTGCCGTGATTTACTGGAAAGCAGCACGCTGTCAATTGACGAAATTGCCGAACGTGTTGGTTTTGGGAGTACCGCCACATTGCGCCACCATTTCCGCGCTAAGTTATCAACAACGCCTGTTGCCTACCGTAAGACATTTACTTCAGGTAACGAAAAAATGATTACCTCACGCTAAACAACGTGATAGAGATAACGGCATTATTTTGAAATTGAGCAGATGAATTTATCTGGAGTTGAAATGCGTAAATTGAATGTGTTGTTTTTTTCCGCGGCCCTGATGGCCGGTACTTTGCCAATGGCGTTCACAGCCAACGCCGAAAATGCGCCAGGCGCATCCCCTGCTGGGCAAACTTCTTCTTTTGAAATCACAGAGTTCCATGCAGATTACAAGCCATTCAAAATTGGCGACATCGTGCCGGATTTATACCGCACCAAGCCTTATCAGATTGATGCCTGGCAAATCAGACACCTGCCAGCGCCAGAGGCCGGGAGCCACTGGACATATATGGGCGGGAACTATGTGTTGATTACTGACGCAGAAGGGAAAATTTTACGCGCCATGAATGGCGATATTTTCTACGGGCACTAATTTTTTTGAAGCACTAAAAGAAAAAACCCTGACGCAACGCCAGGGTTTATTTTTCACTCACTCAACTCACATCAGAACCAGCAAGTCGTGCCGTTATCCGCCTGACTTCCCCCTGTTGAAGCACACGTTGGCAGACGTTTACCGTCATGGGTAATCATCGGCGTTTTGCTCTTATGGGCCACAGTATGTTTCTGATTCTGCGCTTTGCTT
The nucleotide sequence above comes from Buttiauxella selenatireducens. Encoded proteins:
- a CDS encoding rhodanese-like domain-containing protein, yielding MSYVTDFPAASPEIAAAHFFQRLCLETDCDDVHSAMKEEDMDFVLLHVVGSPEAFARRHIPGALHLRHRDMSAERMSEWPADTLFVVYCAGPHCNGADRAALKLARLGRPVKIMIGGMTGWADEGFSFA
- a CDS encoding bestrophin family protein; the protein is MIVRPQQHWLIRLFVWHGSVLQKIYSRLLLNVALSISVIFFLPWYETLGIKLTIAPFSILGVAIAIFLGFRNSVCYARFNEARTLWGQLAITQRSLLRETKSLLGSNESQITAFVSLQIAFCHALRLTLRKRPVDETLKKYLSSDDLQWVSQSHGPCNRILLLMGDWLADKRKQGLISDVVWSSLNHHLNDLSTVAGGCERIAGTPIPFAYTLILHRTVYLFCIMLPFALVTDLHYMTPFLSVFISYTFISLDTLAEELEEPFGTEDNDLPLDAICNTIERDLHDMDESEQLPEKLRPNRHYKLS
- a CDS encoding methyl-accepting chemotaxis protein, which gives rise to MSVRRFSILVFSTLLIIFLVSTASNIWSLTRSNQSLDNVNREINVVLSVIDPINHSRTMRVRAIEALEEREQGLNEQGQQALEGAQVVLGKANSAFQAYLDAPKQPGEQALSDAYQSAFVNYREQGLQPLLDAVKSNDVTRARTLMTSTLPQLDRAFEITLDKLLTFRQQHAQQLNQDAQDSFKQSLMSIAIFALIFAVILGAVYWLLKKRVLNELDKAKSHCTEIANGLLHTPIVATAKDEIGAMMRELEQMRVSLANIIGQVRESSQTVAYASEEIAAGNTDLSARTEEQASSLGETAASMEQLTVTVKLTSDHSHQANKLASGMLVAANDGNEIVSEVIDSMRNIESSSSKIDNIISIIEDIAFQTNILALNAAVEAARAGEQGRGFAVVASEVRNLAQRSSVAAKEIKELIELSGEQVNIGSNLVNRAGESMQRISNAIKQVTSLMEEIAVSTGEQSRGIEQINQAVVQMDVVTQQNAALVEQASAAAMSLKEQSQALNETVAVFKLA
- the ftrA gene encoding transcriptional regulator FtrA; this encodes MQNPLVVALAYDGLCTFEFGVVVEVFGLPRPEMGENWYRFAVAGIEPGELKATGGIRLAVDGGLSLLAQAGTIIVPGWRGADEPVPEELCEALRAAHLRGARVMSICSGVFVLAAAGLLNGLQASTHWRYTEKLQQRYPEIQVMPDVLYIDNGSVLTSAGSAAGIDLSLHLVRRDYGQLAANSVARRLVVPPHRVGGQAQFIEQPVPVAYESQRLSPLFDYLQSHLADEHTVESLAAFTGMSPRTFLRRFSATTGTTPSRWLLNMRLTRCRDLLESSTLSIDEIAERVGFGSTATLRHHFRAKLSTTPVAYRKTFTSGNEKMITSR
- a CDS encoding esterase-like activity of phytase family protein, producing MKLKPFALLLTALLPLASQAAEPHVDRYVVTFPQGDHVEYQGAYAANFPDGLPVGVGSGLQFVGKEGETLVFATVTDRGPNADSPKSGKKESKIFANPKYVPLMMTLRVADGKALATEAHALHDENGPISGLPLPEGLIGATNEIALSDTLQQLSGDKRGLDTEGITPDGNGGYWLCDEYGPFIINIDRNGKILKKYGPQAEQGEQGVAGGLPNILKWRQANRGFEGITRMPDGRIIAAVQSTLDIDGKSKNSAQFTRLVSFNPQTGKTEMYGYPIDVDAYKKAKDAKIGDIVALDDNRLLIIEQGGDKNKVMRNLVYVVDLRQASDLSAFDKEKAPEFDDAAQLAARGIKLAEKKEIVDLRKLGWQQEKAEGMTLIDNQTIAIINDNDFGLQAVLENPDAGDTKADDYEVDGKGHLTRDGKEVATKIALKPLEKPESQNELWVIKLPEALK
- a CDS encoding cobalamin-independent methionine synthase II family protein, which produces MPQSLSHRAPFRADIVGSFLRPATIKNARQAFASGEIDAVQLRKVEDDAIRASVEQQCACGLHVVTDGEFRRAWWHFDFFDGLQGVERYESEQGIQFNGVQTKAHSVRVVGKLGFGEHPMLDDFRYLKSISGNAVPKMTIPSPSVLHFRGGRNAIDSTVYPDLKAYFDDLATTWRDAIQAFYAAGCRYLQLDDTVWAYLCSDAQRKEIRERGDDPDQLAQIYAQVLNKALEGKPDDLKVGLHVCRGNFRSTWISEGGYEPVAEVLFGTVNVDAFFLEYDNDRSGDFAPLRFVRPGHQQVVLGLITTKNGELENPQLIQARIQEAAKFVDINQICLSPQCGFASTEEGNSLTPEQQWDKVRLVTELAAKVW
- a CDS encoding RcnB family protein, whose product is MRKLNVLFFSAALMAGTLPMAFTANAENAPGASPAGQTSSFEITEFHADYKPFKIGDIVPDLYRTKPYQIDAWQIRHLPAPEAGSHWTYMGGNYVLITDAEGKILRAMNGDIFYGH
- a CDS encoding DUF1993 domain-containing protein, whose translation is MSIYSETNAQFILGLSNLSAILEKAAVWAKENNKSEESLLQAALASDMYPLVRQVQITTDMAKRAVARLADIEAPVMEDTETTIAQLQARIAATVEFMKGITDAQLDGDDERPIVVMAREHELRFTARNYVYKFATPNFYFHFTTAYDILRQAGVALGKRDFVGPIF